A genome region from Nicotiana tabacum cultivar K326 chromosome 13, ASM71507v2, whole genome shotgun sequence includes the following:
- the LOC142167962 gene encoding uncharacterized protein LOC142167962, producing MQQLLKDNLLKAQARMKLYADQKRTEREFQVGICSKYYGPYQILSRVGQVAYKLLLPHTSKVHPVFHVSLLKKKIGSRAVVQSVLPMTSEEGQLLVKPVAILQRQLVPKWNVVAIKVLIQWSNLPPEDAIWEDYDFIKSKFSEFNTNP from the exons ATGCAACAATTGCTCAAGGATAACTTGCTAAAAGCTCAGGCGAGAATGAAGTTATATGCTGATCAAAAGAGAACTGAAAGAGAGTTTCAAGTTGGGATATG CTCCAAGTACTATGGACCTTATCAGATTTTGAGTCGAGTTGGACAAGTTGCCTATAAACTGTTGCTGCCTCATACTTCTAAAGTtcatcctgttttccatgtttcatTGTTAAAAAAGAAAATTGGCTCTAGAGCAGTGGTCCAGTCAGTCTTGCCAATGACTAGTGAAGAAGGCCAATTACTAGTAAAACCAGTTGCAATCTTGCAAAGACAACTTGTTCCAAAATGGAATGTTGTTGCTATTAAGGTGCTTATCCAGTGGTCAAACTTACCTCCTGAGGATGCTATATGGGAGGACTATGACTTTATTAAATCTAAATTTTCAGAGTTTAATACTAATCCTTGA